The nucleotide sequence ATGGCATCAAAGTTCTTCTCCATGCAGGCATCCCTGCTGGGGTCCACGGGAATGGGCTGGGCCGTGGGCTCCGgtgtctcctcttcttcctcctcctcggtGGTGGAGGCACTGCCGGCCTCGGTGGGCATGGGCTGGGGCTCCTCAGTGGGCACAGGTGAAGGGGCAGTGGGCTCAGGGCCAGAGCCACGACCTGAACAAAGACAGGGGAGGGTGCGAGGCTGGGGGctggctcagcacagcaggaccCCCACCTGACCAGCTGCAGCGCAGCTGCTCACCATATAGGTACTGGATGCCCTGGACATCATCCGGGTCCAGCTGGAAGTCCTGGACGTAGCGGTACATGGGGTACATCAGGGCCTCCCGCACACTGGAGTGGTCCAGCCCCAGCGAGTGCCCAAACTCATGGGCAGCCACCAGGAAGATGCTGTAACCTGGGAGAAAGTGCCGGCCTCAACATTCGGTGGGACAGGACACGCTGGCCGGGGACTGTGACCCCTGTGGGGGTGGGTCCGGAGGGCGCGGGTAGGGAGGCCGGTACCTCTGTCCGGGCAGAAGCCCCACTTCTTGTCGGTGTCATAGTTGCTGGTGGTGGCACACCAGAGCTTGCCATCCTGCCGGCCCTCACTGGTGCAGGTGCTGTATGACTGCCCCAGGAAGGTGAAAGGGAAGACGCACGGGTCCCCCTGGGAGTTGCCGCCGATCACCGCCGTGTCTGCAGCGCAGCGTCAGTGGGGCTGGCCCTGGCTgtgccagcagagcccaggaCAGCCCCAGAAGCCCTTGGGAGCCCCCCCTgtgcaccagggctggggaccagCCACCCTGCGCACCCCTTTCCTGCTCGCACCTCGGTTGGGGCAGAAGCCGTATTTCTTGTCCTGGTCGAAACTGGCGGTGGTGGCACACCAGCGGTAGCCATCGGAGCGACCGTCCGTGGTGCAGCTGTTGTAGGAGGTGCCGTCGAAGACAAAGGGGAAGACGCAGGGGGACCCGTCGCTGTTGCCACCGTTGGTGTAGAGGACTGCAGGGCAAGGAGGGGTGAGGGtggcccccagcacccacgaggctgggcaggggctgcagccacgGCTGCCGCTACTCACGTTCGCTGGGGCAGAAGCCATATTTCTTGTCCCGGTCGTAGCTGGCGGTGGTGGCACACCAGGGCAGCCCATCTGTGCGCCCCTCCGTGATGCACCGGGAGTAGGAGCGGCCCTCGAAGATGAAGGGGAAGTGGCAGTCGGCCCCGTTGGCATTCCCGTGGCGGGTCTTCACCACTGCTCGGGAGAGAGGCAGCTCAGTGacagggctggggtgggcaTCACCAGCCCGCCCGACCCGCCAGGCCCTGCCCTTACCTAAGCCAGTTCCCAGCGTCCAGAACTCATCGTCATCGAAGTGGGCATCACCCTGGATCCCCTGGCCCGGGGGAAAGGCATGGGCCAAGAGCCCGTCCTTGCCATCGAACGGGTACCCGTCCCCATGCTCTGTGGGGACAAGCACTCTGAGAGCCAGCCCACCCAGAGGAGCCTCCACATGCCCCACGCGCACATGGACCCAGAGCACGTGAACCCTGTGCAGCCCCTGCGTGCCCAGAGAGACAGGGGtgagatccccaggcagggCACATGtccagccccctccccgcagcTGAGCCAGGTCCTGGCCTCGCTATGGGACGTCACCTTGACTGCCAAACATGATCATGATATCCGCCTCGCCGCTGTATATCTGGGTGAAGGTGAGGGGGGTCACGTCACTCCACACTTTGAACGCCCGCTTGAAAGCATCGTCAATGACAGCACGGTCCAGGTCAGGGGAGTAGTTCATCACCCTGTGGGGGGGTCAGCACTGCCAGGTCCCAGCTTGTGCCGCGGGAGTGACTCTGCTCTGGGCATGCAGCTGGGACATGTCCCCGCCCCGGGAGGGGACAATAGCGCTGGCAcggctgggcagagcagctggcCACTGCCCTCAGGCCAGGGCTCAGATGCTCTCCCAGGCACCAGGGAGCAGATGCTGCCCCTGTGCCAGCTTGGCCAGCTGTGCTGAGACccggctgtgctgccaggctgagctgaggctgctgccctgcctgcgccctcGAGCCCGTCTGCATCCCCTGGGGACCATTGCCCCGCGGGCACGAGGCTGATCTCCTGGGGCAGAGACTCACCGGTAAGTCAGGTCCGTGTGTTCCCACTTGAGGTCCCCCTCGAAGGTGAGGAAGGTTCCCACGTCGGGGACACCGCAGCGGGGGGCTCGCATGGCCTCCAGCGTGCCGGCGTCCAGCTCCCCCGTCTCCTCCAGGcccagctgcttctgcatctTGCGCAGTGCCTTGGCCAGGGACACCTGCTTGTCACCTGTCCTCGCCTCCCCCTCTGTGGTGTAGCCGAAGCGCAGCAGGTagctctggggaggaaaggCACCGGAGGGCTGAGCAGGGCGGGAGGGggcttgggcagccctgggcagcacatACCCCGGCACCCACCACCAGGCCGGGCAGCCCCCGGGGCGCAGGGGGACAGGCAGCCCTGAGCTCAGCCCGCAGCCCCGTGCTGCCgcaccaggagctgctcaggGTGCCAGGAGATGCAGTGTGCCCATGCTCCCCTCACCTCGGCCAGCTCCAGGTCTGACAGGCCACtgagcagctccccagggaaggTGACCAGTGCCTGTGGCTTGTTCTGGAGAGGGGCTGCGCCACAGGAGAGggccagcagccccacagccagtAGGACCAGCAGGACAAGGGCCATGGTAGTGGCAggagggctgtggctgtgctgagtCCCTGCCGCtctgctcctggtgctgctgggctcccGCTCCTATTTATGCGTTGGGGAGGCAGTGAGTCACTCTCAGACCCCCCAGCGCCGACTCACGCTCCCTTCCCACGGTGACGAAATGCACACTCAGGCTCCTCTGTTCCTGCCTTAACTGTTTCATCACCTTGTTTACTAAACACGCTCGGTCCCACAGCCACATGTGGTGTGAGGTACAGTGGCtgggggctgtgctgtggcacagcGCAGCccggctgccccacagcagcgcAGTGGCAAGGGGCATCGTCCTGCCGGTCCCACAGTCATGGTGGCAGGGAGGACAGCAGTGGGTCGCGGAGGCCAGACAGGCACTCGGGACACCGCAGCCATGTCATTGCACCAGCCTACGTCAAGCTTGCCGGCTGAGTGCCgatgctgccagagctggagttgtggggctggggcagctgccagggctgcacaggcagagctggcagaagaGCTGCCCAGAGCCATCAGCATCTCCTCTGCATCAGAGCCGAGCACCAGTGCTTGCACCCTCATCGGGACACAGcgtccatctccaccacagctGCATCACCCCGCTGGGCAGAGCACTCCTGGCACAGGGGGTCCCCATGGCCCATCACCCCATGGCTACCTCTAAGCCCCCTGCGATGCCGTGGGATATGGTATGCCCTGTCCTTGCTGCTGGCTGTTCCGCAGGGCTCTGCTGACTCAAGTTCCCTGGCGCAGCACAAACCTTGCCATTGGCGTGTGTTTTCTTGCTTCTCCCAAAGTGCCGACGCTTGTGGGAACCCGAGTGGTGAAGGGGAAAGCAAACAGGGACCAGGAGTGAGGGGAAAACAGAtggcaaagcagagagaaaggtgCAGTGTCAGCGAGCGAGGCAGGAGGGCCAGTGCAGCCCAGCAACGCTGCCAGAGACACAGGTCCCAGTACAGGTCCGCCTACCCCAGCTCTTGCTAAGCCCAGCCTTGCGGGGCCCCCCTGAGCcctcagctgtccccagcaggatgatctccccagcccagccctgttGCTGCCCTGCGCTCCCCAGGGCCATAGCCTGTGCCCCTGCAGCCACCCCCTCCCTGCATTGCCCCGGCTCTGGCTGAGCCAAACACACACCCGGGCCGCGGCCGGGCACGCACAGGCAGTGCAAGCCCCCCCTGGGAGGAAGCGGAGCTGAGAAATCGCAGAGTTGCCTCACTCCCCGCCACAGCCCTGCAAGAGCATCCCCAGTTCCCAGGCGGAGGAAGTTGCTCCATAAGCATCCGCTGTCCTGCACCCCGGCGTGACAAACACGTCTGGCCCATGGTGcccgcacacagcccccccctgCGGGACGCAGGCCAGGGACCCCTCAGCCAGGCCACCCCCACTGCCTCCTCCCAACGGGGTCCAGCTTGCTGCCCCTCATGTGCGGCCCAGCTCCTTGcaaggcaggaggcagcagctccccatGTGAGGACGGGGCTCTGCCAAGGTGCTCCAAGGCCCCAGCACACAGACCTCGTGCTAGAGCTGGATGCAAAGGCAGCCCTGGGGTGATGCAGCCCCAGGACAGCCGAGGCAAAGGGACCTCTGCACCACACTGCACTGCACCGCAGCGCCTGCAGCACCCTGTGGGCAGAGCCGTGGCCCCACAGagccacagccccacagagctgagcagtgctggctgggatgggctgggagggagcgatggcagcaggagctgagaaCTGTGGCCCTGCACGCCACGCAGCCCGTCCTGCCAGCCCCTGCATGGTTGGCCCCAGCTGGCTCCGGGGTGCACTGGTGGGTCTGTGGCCCATGGCCCCAAGTACCCTCGAGCTGGACAGCCAGGGTGCCAGGGGGCTGCTGGCCACAGCTCTGCCTCCCGGCCCAGCCTCTCCCACTGACTCATGGCCCCGCTCGCCAGCTTCCTCCTGACACCAGCCCGGGGGAATTTCTGGTGACTCTCTGGAGGCTCcgcagggagcaggggcagggctggggcaggagggaaacCCCCATgtctggagcaccagcagcctcAGTGCTGGGCAGGGGAACTCCACGGGGATGGGTTGGCACTGCCAGCATGAGCCCCACAGGCAGCCCCGGCCCTGCGCGAGGCAGCTCTGGCCAGGAGCTGGTTATGgcacagctccccagcaccaACAGGTGCCCGGGGTGCTCAGGGCAGCTACTGGTGGGAGagcggggtgctggggagcagggagagtGCAGGGGATGGCTTTTGGCTGCCACGGACATCAGGACCACCCAggggctctgcccagcccaTGTCTGCCCAGGAGCCCCGTTCGCACTCAGAGCCCCGCGAGGACAAATGATATGGAAAAACCCACGCAGACATCCTTGGTCCCAGCTGCTGCCCGAGCCACGAGGCTGGCTGTCACCACCGCAGCTGCTGAAAGGGGAAGGAACAGCCACTGCAGCCCCTTCCCACGCCCTTAGTCATGGCCACCGTCAGGCAGACCCCCATGGGAAACTGGTCTGGGACCCTGGCTGGGGCGGACGCCTGCCCGGGTCCCTGCCCAGGGAGCTGATGGGACGTGGTGGCACCACTGCCAGGCTGCGGGTCTCCAGCTGGGCCAGCAGCGAGGTCTGGGGGTCCCGCATGGAGAAAGGAACCCCCGAGCTGAGCCtggaccctccccagctctgttcgCCCAGCGCAAGCAAGCAGAGTGGGGCCCAGCTGGGGAGGGCGCTGGCACCGGCCGGCCAGGGGAGAGGCCCGACAGCCACAGCCATGGGGTGCACCAGGGTGGCAAAGCTGGAAGCAGAGCCAAGGAGCGGGTGGGCAAGGGGACACCCGGCTGTCACGGTCACTGCCCTGCAGCTGAGCACCCAAGGAGCTGTGCAGGGGACGGTGGGGGACGTGGGAGCAAAGGGTAGGCCCTGGCAAGGGCCGGGCAAGAGCGCGGCGGCATGCGGTGGCAAGGGGAAGCGGGGCTGGAGGGAGTCAGCATCTTGTGCGGGTGAGACAGCACCAGGTCGGGGAGAGCACAGCACCGGCACCGCCGGGAGGCATGGCCCATGCAGAGGGCAGGGACCGTTCAGGCCTGGCAGACCCCATGGCACAGCCAGGAGCCCTGGCTGGCAGGCAGGGCACCAGCatgagcccccagccccagcacagcaccccaAGCCCAGTGCTGCCCCGTGCCATGGGCTCTGCAGTGCCTCGagcccaggcagcagagctgccactcCCGCAAGCACCCGCCTGCCCCACGGCGCGGTGGCACTGGGACTCTCAGCACGGGAGCGGGACTGAAGGCACAGGGACCAGCTTTGCGTCAGAGGCTTGGAAGCCCCATTGTTCCTGCTCAAGGGCTCCAGACAGAAACAACATTCCTGCACACGCTTCCCGTATCTGCTGCCCTGCCGCCGGGCCGCGCATGGGCTGGGTCACATCCTCCAGCTGCGCCCAGGACCCTTCTTGGCAAAGCGTGCTGCATGCCACGGCCCCGCAACGCTGCCAGCCCCGCTTTGCCCTGTTCCACGTGTCCCCTGCTCTGCGGGTGCACCTGCTCAtcaccctgcctgcccctgccagacCCTGCCTGCCCGTGCCTCACCTGGGGAACTCCCCACCCCCTCAACAGCTGCTTGCGAATTGTTTGTCAGTTTGCCCAGGCGGGAGGCTcatcctgcccccagccccagtaCCACTGCACCCCACAGCTGCTCATCtgggtgaggatgaggaggatgaCGCAGCCGGTGTCACCTCTGCCCTGCAGGCACTGAAACCAGCACTGCAGTTTCACCATGCAGCAGCACAAATCCCAGCTCCTAACCACACATGGCGGATCCTCCGGCCGTCACACGGCACCCAGGTGGGTGGCACAGTCACCCCCTGCATGGGGCTGGGACATCACCCCTCCAcaccttccccagccccttGGCACCCCGGGAATCCCCCATCTGCTGGGGTtccctggggatgctggagcCAGGAGATCCCACCTGCGCTCTGCTCCTTGGGGTGGCGAGGCCAGTGCCTGCTCTGCCAGACACAGCCGTGCCAGAGGGGACCCTGTGCCTCACAGAGCCTGCATGGAGCCCTCGCtatgcagcacagccctgcactcacCTGGGCCTGCTCACCTCTGTGGGACGGGGAGGAAACCACACTCCTGGCAGCCGGGAAGTGCTCCAGTTGGGAAATCCGGGAAGAGATTGAAGAAACCGGTCAGCCTCTTTGAAGAAACTAGAGGCCTCTGAAATGGCCTTGGTTTTCGATACGGAGGGAAAACCACCCAGACTGCCACatctgctggggagcagcacagacagcccagcagccccaggcagcccTGGGCCGCAGGGAAGGGCTGCAAGAGCTCCCTTTGAACCTCATCCTGGCTCAGCCTTTGCCTCCAGCTTTGACCAACCCGTGTTCCATCGAGCTCTCCCTGGCTGCAGGAGCACGGGGGGTTCACACCCGTCGGGGGGCGCAGAGGCCAGGGGCTGCTCTGGCTCCCTCAGGCTGCATGGAGCAGCACTGAGACTTTGTCACCTACGGTGGCTTTGGGAAGGGATGTTCAcaggcagccctgctgccaTTGTCCCCTCAGGCACCCGGAGCCGTCCCCACTGGGGGGACCCGCAGGATCAGGCCCATCTCCTGCACCCCATGGGGGCCGGGAGGGGAGCAGGATGGGGCCAGGCGGCCGCGAGCTCCTGGAGGCACAGCTGCTGCgctggcatg is from Caloenas nicobarica isolate bCalNic1 chromosome 15, bCalNic1.hap1, whole genome shotgun sequence and encodes:
- the MMP9 gene encoding matrix metalloproteinase-9, with translation MALVLLVLLAVGLLALSCGAAPLQNKPQALVTFPGELLSGLSDLELAESYLLRFGYTTEGEARTGDKQVSLAKALRKMQKQLGLEETGELDAGTLEAMRAPRCGVPDVGTFLTFEGDLKWEHTDLTYRVMNYSPDLDRAVIDDAFKRAFKVWSDVTPLTFTQIYSGEADIMIMFGSQEHGDGYPFDGKDGLLAHAFPPGQGIQGDAHFDDDEFWTLGTGLVVKTRHGNANGADCHFPFIFEGRSYSRCITEGRTDGLPWCATTASYDRDKKYGFCPSELLYTNGGNSDGSPCVFPFVFDGTSYNSCTTDGRSDGYRWCATTASFDQDKKYGFCPNRDTAVIGGNSQGDPCVFPFTFLGQSYSTCTSEGRQDGKLWCATTSNYDTDKKWGFCPDRGYSIFLVAAHEFGHSLGLDHSSVREALMYPMYRYVQDFQLDPDDVQGIQYLYGRGSGPEPTAPSPVPTEEPQPMPTEAGSASTTEEEEEEETPEPTAQPIPVDPSRDACMEKNFDAITEINGELHFFKDGKYWTYSSFWKSGIQGAFSIADTWPGLPAVIDAAFQDVLTKRVFFFAGRQFWVFSGKSVLGPRRIEKLGIGKEATRISGALQRGRGKVLLFSGESYWRLDVKVQRVDKGYPHATDDVFTGVPLDAHNVFLYQDKYHFCRGSFYWRMTPRYQVDRVGYVKYDILQCPEH